In Gossypium arboreum isolate Shixiya-1 chromosome 5, ASM2569848v2, whole genome shotgun sequence, a single genomic region encodes these proteins:
- the LOC108451525 gene encoding putative disease resistance RPP13-like protein 1, translated as MSNVQEPYDVRQKIQSLAKAKGLRTFLNTNPVWYCSFVSDVLMHDLMVKSSLRVLSLAEYRDIKNLPEDIGNLKHLRNLNLSRTKIKRLPNSLCTLYNLQALKLRGCSDLDELLRDMERLINMLYLDTKGTKLARMPEGMGRLKDFQIVTDFVLGCQTGSRINELGKLKHLRGRLSILGLKNVASAMDAKDANLKDKRENSCASSFFRLSLYGAWKLLGRSSRRLPAGINYFAKRVKVASYANHQILKEEEDHGKMIEACKDRHKKSSCTLYAHRMSARTLAGATHCSLVYRIESVLKMKFIFSESRQS; from the exons ATGTCCAATGTCCAAGAACCATATGATGTGCGGCAAAAAATTCAAAGTTTAGCTAAAGCAAAGGGTCTGCGTACTTTCTTAAATACAAATCCGGTCTGGTACTGCTCATTTGTCAGTGATGTCCTAATGCATGATTTGATGGTGAAATCAAGCTTACGAGTGCTTTCATTGGCTGAGTATAGAGATATCAAGAATTTGCCAGAAGATATTGGTAATTTGAAGCATCTACGAAATTTGAATCTCTCAAGAACTAAAATTAAAAGGTTGCCAAACTCTTTGTGTACATTGTATAATTTGCAAGCATTAAAATTGCGTGGATGCAGCGACCTTGATGAGCTGCTGAGAGACATGGAGAGATTGATCAACATgctatatcttgataccaagggaACAAAGTTAGCAAGGATGCCAGAAGGAATGGGTAGGTTGAAAGATTTTCAAATAGTAACAGATTTTGTTTTAGGCTGTCAAACTGGATCAAGAATTAATGAGTTGGGAAAACTCAAGCATTTACGTGGAAGACTTTCCATTTTAGGACTAAAAAATGTTGCAAGTGCCATGGATGCCAAAGATGCCAATTTGAAGGATAAG agagaaaattcatgtgcctctTCATTCTTTCGACTTTCTCTATATGGGGCATGGAAGTTATTGGGCCGATCTAGTCGAAGGCTTCCAGCAGGCATCAATTACTTCGCCAAAAGGGTGAaagtcgcttcatatgccaatcatCAAATcctaaaagaagaagaagatcatGGAAAGAtgattgaggcttgtaaagatcGGCATAAGAAGTCATCATGTACCCTCTATGCTCATCGAATGTCGGCTAGGACCTTAGCTGGGGCAACACATTGCTCGTTGGTTTATAGGATAGAATCGGTTTTGAAGATGAAATTCATTTTCTCTGAGTCTCGTCAGAGCTGA
- the LOC108452430 gene encoding putative disease resistance RPP13-like protein 1 — protein sequence MSVKAVLDDAKNKQITNPNVKSWTDELKDAVYDADDLLDEISTEALRNKIESEYQTTPMKQVSSFFSSFYPFKDGMQSKLEEILGTLDNLLNQKQILGLKESYKGEKAFQITPATSLVDESDVYGRDDEKEEIMKLLDPQNLSENQIAVIPIAGMGGLGKTTLAQLIYNDPIADKWFDRKAWVCISEEFDAFKVTKTILEEIKCSCDGNQNLNQLQLKLKEQLSGKKYLIILDDVWNKNYFHWKELASPFTFGAKNSKIIVTTRDENVAVIMRNAPTYRLDVLSDDDCWKLFAKHAFDGSSPTKHPDLMAIGEAIVKRCGGLPLAAKVLGGLLRCKPDADECNKILHSNFWDIPNDATNNILPALTLSYHYLPSHLKRCFAYCSISPKDYEFEKEELIQLWMAEGLLELPKDNGDLEERGNEYFKDLRLRSFFQQSKGKKSCFVMHDLISDLAKSVTREFIC from the coding sequence ATGTCGGTGAAAGCAGTGTTGGATGATGCTAAAAATAAGCAGATTACCAACCCAAATGTCAAAAGTTGGACTGATGAGCTCAAAGATGCTGTTTATGATGCCGACGACCTCCTGGACGAGATCTCTACTGAAGCTCTTCGGAACAAGATCGAATCCGAATATCAAACTACTCCTATGAAGCAGGTTAGtagctttttctcttctttctatCCTTTCAAAGATGGGATGCAGTCAAAGCTGGAGGAGATCCTTGGGACACTAGACAACCTACTCAACCAAAAACAGATTCTGGGTCTGAAAGAAAGCTATAAAGGAGAAAAGGCATTTCAAATAACGCCTGCAACTTCTTTGGTGGACGAATCTGATGTTTATGGCAGAGATGATGAAAAAGAAGAAATAATGAAGTTGTTGGATCCTCAAAATCTGTCTGAAAATCAGATAGCTGTGATTCCCATTGCGGGTATGGGCGGGCTTGGCAAAACCACCCTTGCCCAATTGATCTACAACGACCCCATAGCGGATAAATGGTTTGACCGCAAAGCATGGGTGTGTATTTCAGAGGAATTTGATGCTTTCAAGGTAACCAAAACCATTCTTGAAGAGATCAAATGTAGCTGTGATGGAAACCAGAACTTAAATCAGCTTCAACTTAAACTCAAAGAGCAGCTGTCCGGAAAGAAATATCTAATCATTTTGGATGATGTTTGGAACAAGAATTATTTTCATTGGAAAGAGCTTGCAAGTCCCTTCACTTTTGGGGCCAAGAATAGTAAGATTATTGTAACAACACGTGATGAAAACGTTGCAGTAATCATGAGGAACGCTCCAACTTATCGTTTAGATGTGTTATCAGATGATGATTGTTGGAAGTTATTTGCAAAGCATGCATTTGATGGTTCAAGCCCCACCAAGCATCCAGATCTGATGGCAATCGGGGAAGCAATTGTTAAAAGATGTGGCGGTCTCCCTTTGGCTGCAAAAGTTCTTGGAGGTCTTCTGCGTTGCAAACCAGATGCTGATGAGTGCAACAAAATTTTACATAGCAATTTTTGGGACATTCCAAATGATGCAACTAATAATATACTTCCAGCGTTAACATTGAGTTACCATTATCTTCCTTCCCATTTGAAGCGATGTTTTGCTTATTGTTCAATTTCCCCTAAAGATTACGAATTTGAAAAGGAAGAACTTATTCAATTATGGATGGCTGAAGGTCTTTTAGAGCTTCCCAAAGACAATGGAGATCTGGAAGAACGGGGTAACGAGTACTTCAAAGATTTAAGATTGAGGTCATTCTTTCAACAATCTAAAGGAAAGAAATCTTGTTTTGTCATGCATGATCTAATTAGTGACTTGGCTAAATCTGTAACCCGAGAGTTCATTTGCTGA